ATCATACTTCATCGAGTATGTCGACTAAAAGTCCCTAATCATTGgcatttttctttatccCTTTGTGGAAAGAAAATTCGCCGAATAACCATTTGCACCATCCCATCAAATCATCCTTAAACTGACTAAATACCTCCATGCTAATAACCTTTAGACACAAAGCTTGATATTTAGTTTTCTCTTTATTCATCATCCCCAATATAATCTCCTGCAATTCTTTCTCATCACAAGTCGCAAATAGCGAATCTTTAATTCCACAACCACCTTCAAGTATACTATCCTGCACTGTGCTTATTTTATCTTGAAATCTATTTATGCTCCGCTCTACATCTCTTActcttctttcaagaaccTTAACATTATAAGCCAGTTTTGAACTCAAAGAGTTAATTTCTTCCATATCGTTCTCTAGTAAAGCTTGATCATGACCGACTTTCCACTTAGCATCATCTAGCGTTTTCAGATTTGAATAGTAAGTCTTATGCTCTTGCAATATCGATTTGAATTTATCACTGAACTTGGAACACTCTCTCATTAActcctcatcttcataGCAGATATCCTCTTCAATCACATTTTCTGAAAAGCTTTCCAGCTGAGGGCCATTTGGATCTTCTAATCTTTCAGTTCTCATTATATCCCGAGCAATTTTAACCGCCGATGAATCAAATGGTAAGTCCCATACTTCTAATCCATCCTGAATACAACTTATTGAACCAGCTCTGTGTCTCACGGAAGCCAGAGGTTCGTATCCAACAGCAAATGTgtgatatttttgatatgtCTCAGCTTTCATGAAGGGAAAGGAATTCCTTCTGAAGTACTCATTTCTATAACTTTGATTGGTATCATTCATGCGCATAAACTTTCCAACATCATAATTGCATAACATTGACGATATAGATTCATTTGAACTTGCGATTTCCGTTACTTGTGGTATATCTGGGattttttcatcatctatCCACTCTCTTTCTTCCACAAATATTATATCAGACTcctttttctgtttcttcaactcCTCTTTAAGCTCCCTTCTTTGTTTGCATAATGCTGTTTGTTTCTCTAGTTCTGTCTCTAAATCACCATTCTCATATGTGAAATTAGCAAACTCATTTCTCTTCCAGAGATAGCTATTATCTCTCTTTCCATTTTTGGTTTTCCAGAGCCAGCCAAGAGAACCACAATGTACGTTTTTGATAAGGTTGTCTAAATCGGTTGTTAACACATCATTTGAGAGCTGCCTAAAATTACCGTTACCCTTAATGTCATGAACAGCAGATTTGACCACTTTGTGGAACTTAAACAAATCTCTGTTCGTTTCTTTGTTTGTCACAGcaaataatttttgtatAGTCAGCAAATCGAGATACGTACGCTCTTCTTCTCTGACAAGATTGtacttcttttgaaatgtGTAAATACCagtgaaaaattcttcttcatcaaaggGATCCTTAGAGGAAATACAATCTTCAAGCATTAGtttgaagaaacaacaaaGCACAAAGCTGAACAAAGACGCTACAGTAGTGGGTCCTAATATTGCCTCATTTTTAGGTTTTTCAATACCCAGATATATCTTACCATAACTATCCCACCAATTTTCTATGGCTTTCTTCGTTTCTTCACATAGTAAACCATCTTTATAAGGGCAACCTTCGAACATGTTGAAGTAGTTTAAAGATATCTGTACCAGGGTTATTAGTTCTGCGACAGGACAGTACATATGTTGGTCGTAGTGAGAAGCCATCTTCACCAAATGCAGTGCTTGTCCCAGGGTCTTCTTATCATTATGATGGCTGCTATCTGCGGCACCATTCTGTGGAGTTGTATCGCTTGAACCTGGCGCACTATCTTGTGGGAAATGGTCCATAGATATCTTAAACAGCTGGGCGAATTTACCCACTGCAGCACTGGAGGGACCGCGCAAGAGCAGGGCTGACCTTCCGCCACAGTGTAACCGTTTAAGATCGTAGTTGACTTTGAAGTTCTTCCACGCCTCCCGCTGGTCACCCGTGTCAACGTGCAGTATATTCAGGTTAGACGGGATGGTAGACAGCTCTGTAACAAAGACTATGCCTTTATCTCGCACCATGGGCTTACagaatttcaataattgGTCATGGTAAGCCTTGAATTCGGGGGGCCACAGGCTGGGCTCCCTGGGAAGCAGCACCCGCACGGCAAATATAGAGTCCTGAGAGTTACCAGTGTACGTGGTTATCAGCGTGGAAAGCTTCCGCACAGCGGCCCACTGCTCAACAATGTATATATCAAAGCCTTCCAGCTGAATCTCTGAGTAGTTCAGCTCACGGCACCGGTCGATGTGTAACTTGTAAAGAGCCCTGCAGTCAGGGAAGATGAAACTCACCAGCTCATGCTTGGCCTCCGACGTCAGCGAGTTGTGACTCTGCAAACTCTCGTAGGACTTCGCACGCACGTCCATAGGCGCTAGTGTCTGAGATTCCATTACCCGCTACCAACTCCGACTAAAATACAAACCTAAAACACGATTCAAACAGCTAGAACGCCCTCCCACCTCTCCTATATATCTAATCAAGAATAAAGAATCCTGTTTGATGCAAGATTCCGATTTAcagatttcaagaaattttaCTGAGAGAAATTACGTCATTCTGTTCCCCCCATTGTATCCTCGAAGGGTCTGCACGATGCATCTGGCAaatttttcctttgatTGCACTTGCACAGAACATTCCGTACAAGATacatcaattttttgaattgcttttttctATTGTCACTTTGTTGCTGTTCTCTCGAGCGGTCCTTGGGCTGAAAACCATAATACGGCTTAGCCAAAGGCATCAAGAGAAGTATTTTGTAGGTTGGGACCCTGATAACTTGGGgctgttctttttttattgagaAACTTGCATTGCTTGAGAGTGGTAGAGGCTATGTCTGAGACGGAGAAGACGCTGGAAGATTTGCGAGCTAAGATCATTCAGTCGATGGGTGGTAAGCCCTCTGGTGCTGGAACTGGTACTGGTGCTGGTACCGGTGCTGGAACTGGTGCTGGTACTGGGAGTGGAACTGGTGAGTCGCGGATGGAGCGGGACAAGGGTGGTCGCTCTGACATGTCTCGACAGGATCATGGGAGAAGTACGCGGTATAGCAACGAGAGGAGGGGAAACTACCAGAATGCGGCACAgtataacaataatatgaGCCGTGATGACTACTACCAGACCCAGAGATATAGTAGGAATGCGCAAAGGAATCCTATCCATCAATACGGTGGATATAGACAAACGCAAAACCACGGTCAGAACCCAAACCATAACCAAAACTACAGGTACCAGAACCAACCACAACAATACACCAACCAAAACCAGAGAAATAGGTATAACAATGGTAATCCACAACCCAACAGTGTGCACAAACCACCCCACCATCAAACCAAAAAGGTAGCAAACCTGGATGACCCCATTTTCAGGAATATTACAAAGAACAGAGCTGCATGCCACATTGTTATTGAAATAGATGGGAAACAAGACATAGAAAAGATCATAACGTTGCAGAAGCTTTTGCTAACAAAGATTGAACAGTTATTAGAGTCTCAAGACTTCCTcaaagatttttttttgaaacctgtttcttttcatgATATAGAAGAACTGGAGTCCAAGGCAGTTTTGCACCTAGAGACCTCAGAGCCAGAACAAGCGTCTTTAATTATAGCGTGCCACAAATTCCTCGTCAGTCAATTAAATGAACAACAGACTATAACAATTACTAGACCAGAAAACTACATTGCTACAAATGACAgaatcaacaaaatatgTAACAAAGATACCTTGTGCGTTGAGAACGTTGAAACTGGTGGAAGCACAAAGCAAGAGATACTCGCGAACTTGAAAGCACCAAAATCTGGTGACTTTGATTTCATGGAGccaatattttataaaGATAGCgataatgatgatattaaatttaCCAAACTTATATTGGTTTTACTCAAAAATAGTGGTTCTGAGTCCACTATTGATTGGAAACTGAACGGCCAGAGTGTTGAAACTTATAAGATCAACGACAATAGGGGATTATTTCAACCAATTGAAGAACTGCAATTTGATACCTTACCAAAATTAGCTACAAGTGAAGGCAGGAAACCGAATGaaacaataatattgttAAACTGCATAGACCCTATGGAactgaaagagaaaaaaaatatagcTGAACTAAAGGAATCACTAAAAGAGATACTTAACTTTGAAAACTATGAATTGCAGGTAGCTATACCAAGTGTAGACTACCGTATTAACATTGACCATATTAAAGAATTAGCCGGAACTGTTTTTATCAAGTTTCAAAACGAAGGCGATGCCACTAGTGCTCTAAACGAACTCTCAGgcaaaaaatttaatggCCGAACTATTCTAGGAACCTATGCTATGCAATCAGATATTGAGACACCTGGACTACACATTGAGTAAAAGGGATCACTACTGGATTGTTATTACGACAAACGCATTTAAAGTGCAGGCACAGTTTGTTATTAAACATAACCTAAATCGAATCAATAAGATTGTTGTATACTATAATTTACATTGCAATTGCAATTACCTCTTGCTACTATATAAATGCAAAGTTGGTGTGTATGTACTATAACATTTACATTATTACTACATCTATTTGTTGAAATCTATTGCATATATCAtcaactttttttgttacttTTTCACGCTCACACAGCGAaactgaaattttgaaaaatagcAATGAGGGCCCTATTAAAAGCAGTTTCAAGCAGTAACAAGACAGTAACTTTGTCAAGAAGGCCCATAACTTTAAGAGTCTAAGCATTGCTGAACTATTTATGATTACAGAGCATAAGATAATATAATCTGTGCAATTTAGACATTCCAATTTACTTCATAATCATAACACGGTGAATAAGTTAGTGAACATTGACAACAGATATGAGCGTTGCTACAGCAGAACATGCAAACCATAGTCCAGAACAATCAGCCCAGCCAATTTCTGATGGAAGTGCGGGCGCAAAAGGAGATAATATTGGAGAGAGGAGAAGGAGACGtagcagaagaagaagaccaCGGTTTAATTTTGTGAAAGAGATGGCTGTTTCTGGTACTGTTTATGATACCATCACCTCTATAGAATATCttaatttcaaatatgGACTAAGGAAGTCTCATTACATCAAGAAATTTGTTAGATGCATTCATAGGAAGATCAACGAGGATGTTAGTAGAATAAGCGATGAGATTGTCGAAATGTTAAGTCCATGGgtcaaaatcaaattattCCTTCTATTGGTAACATTATCAGAAAGAGGAGGACCCGAATATTGGtttgataaaaatgaagCCGACAAAGATCAGAAAGATACGGAGAAGGATGGAAGTCCTGAAGCAGAAGGCAATAATGATCAGACTGAAGGTCAAAATGAGGAAAATAAATCGAAAATAGATAATGCTACGTCAGGTAAATCAAAAGAtgatacaaaaaaattaatcaataaaaaaactaaaatgAAACTACTACCAACTTTAACTGAACAAATCATGcaacaaaatatcaacCTTGAATTCACTGAGGAAACCTATGATGAAAATTACATATTTTCATCTATATGGGCCAATTTCATGGAAGGCttaataaattattatctgGAGAAAGTCATTGTTCCACATTCCGAAATGAAAGTTTGTCAACAGCTTTATAAGCCAATGATGAAgattatttcattatacAATGAGTATAATGAGCTGATGGAAAAAAGTGAACGTAATGGTTTCCTCCCCAAATCAAATGGATTGGAAGATCTAGAAACGGAGAATTCAGAAGACCAAGAAAAAACGAAGAAAGAAGCTGCTGATGAGATTGAAGAACTTAGTGCAAACTTGCAGAATATTAATCTCAACAACGCCGATAATGTTGTTGCACAAGAGAGATTACAAAGAGCACAAAAGCTACTATGGCAAGCTAGACAAGATATCCCTAAAACTATCAGCAAAGAGTTGACATTATTATCGGAAATGTACTCCACGTTATCAGCGGATGAACAAGATTATGAATTAGATGAATTTGTGTGTTGTGCTGAAGAGTATATCGAACTTGAATACCTACCCAATCTAGTGGATGTATTATTTGCTAATTGCGGCACGAATAATTTCTGGAAAATAATGCTTGTTCTTGAACCATTCTTTTACTATATTGAGGAAGTTAACGGCCATGAAGATacagaagatgatgagTTCGAAGAGAGATACATCACTGATACTGATGGTGCTAGTGGACCCGCCAGACAGAGTTTTAAACCTGATCCTAGGGTAATCACACTCGAAAAAATTTGCGAAGTTGCTGCTCGACAAAAATGGATTTAATGAATATCAATTAATTGCACTATTTATAGTTTAAATTATTGCatataaaattaaattattgcatataaaattaaattattatattgttCATATATTATTCAAAGCTACTAAGCAGTAACTTTAAGCTTAGAACGATGGAGCGTAGATATTTTATCATATATTCATAAATAAACAAAGTCACTACAAATGcaataaattgaaaatcGTGAAGTAAGTTAGTTGGGTATTTAGTATGCAAAAAAGACCTAACTCTGTTTATCAGTCTTTTGGAAGGTTGGAAGCTCACTGTATTTATGATTCTTGAACTTTTTGAATCCCTTCATATCAGAGATTTTACCTAAAACACGGTgcttctttttcatttcctGCATTGTAATATCCGAGAAATCTCTGTTACCCTTATTCAGATACAAAAAGAAGTACATGAATACCAAGGCAACAACAACTAATGTTGGAATAGTTAAAGCAACATAGTACCAAGTATCATCACTGATACCTGCATCTTCCAATCTCAGTTCATCCTTGGTCTTCTTGGCCACCTTGGTTCCCTTGATGAGATAAAGTAATACACCGTGCTCGAGAGGATCAAACTCATCATCTGGAATATAGTCTGGTTGAATAGAGATAACAACACGACGTTCATATTCTTTGCCTAACCAATCGTTTTCGGGTTCAATAGCGTAAAGACCATCGACATTATGGAACCATTCAGAAGTGTAAAAAGTGGCTGGAAGAGCTCTTCTGTGATAACCTTTCTCGCGGGCCTTTTCCTTAACATATGAGATATGTAGACGAACTTTATCAGCCACTTTTCCTGTGGTAGGCTCTTCGAAGAACTTCGTAAACCAAGTGACAAAATATGTTGAACCGACTTTAAATCTGGAGTTTTCCTTAGGAGTACAGAATGGACCTTCAACAATATCTTGTTTCTTATTGACATAACGGTTTGGAGTACATCTGATAACGGGGTTCAAGGATACATAGGTATCGTCCTCATCCAACCagacttcttcttcataaaCATCGTTTGGATCCATATTATGAGCCTTCAGTTCATCATAAGTGTATTTGTGAATGGTGGCGGTCTTGAAGTAGGTGGAATAATCAGGGCGACCCTTTCTGGTATGCCCATTCTTGATTTCAGGCTTGATAGTTTTTGGTCTACCATCCTTTTGTAAAGAAACCCAAGGCAGTAAAGGATCAGGAGTAGCCAATGGCTTGGCGGAAAATGTAACACCAGCAATAACCGTAGGTGTAACAATTTCAACCTTAGTCGAGTAAACTGTACGGATCCATGGTTTTGGTTCCTCAGACGTTGTCTCCTTCTCCTTTGGATGGATTACAGGTCTGTAACCTAAAACCGGTTGCAATAGCAACAGGGACAGCAAAAAAGACACAAATTCTAACATCGTTCTTTTTGGCTTGCTAACCTAACAAATTCAATAGAGAAATAAGCGCTCACTAACAGAATACCAATCCTTATTTCTCCTATTTCTAAGTACCAAAACTAGCTTTGATAATCGACCAGATTATGAATTTCAGgattttattgtttttcttttgttttgacttttttttcactctcAAATACCGAAGAAAACTCCGTAGAAGAAGGATCTTTTGAGCGAATTTCTGATCAGAAAACGTCAACATTCCAGTTCACCACTcaaatgcgatgagcttcgAAGCCAACAGTGCAGATTACTTATTATATTGTGTTATTTTGGACTATATTAGTTCATTATAGATTATATTGGTAGTGGAGATGGTGAAGTGAGCCGCATGGCAGGCCTACGAGCCGGCCTCAGGTTCGTTCTTTGGCTTGACTGTGTTTAGACTAAACCCTTTCTTTAACGGCTTTGGTTGAAATGAATCCTGGGAAGTAATTGTGGTCATGCTGCTAGTAGAGACTTTGCGACCTCCCCAAAAGTTGCCAGTTTTCGAGGAAGATGATACAAACCCCCACGATTTAGATTGGCCGTCAGACTCATCTATGGGCAACATTGTATTTATTGAGGAAGAACTTACCGATCCCTTCCTTGGTGAGCTCTCAGTAGAACTAATCACTACAGAGTCTCTTAGTTTGGCTTCGAGAATCTTGATCTTTTCTTGTTGTGACTTAGATATATTCGATAACGCTTCGAGTTCTTTCTTAAGAATACCATTACTCTTCAGTATATCTTGTGTAGaactttcttgattttgtaattgttcGACTAATCGGGAGTTCATTGTTTCCAATGTTCGTATCTTAGCGTCTTTGATCTCGCCATCTCCTTTCAAGATAGAGTTCTCATGCAATTGACCCTCCAGTTCTAGTTGCAACTGAGCAACACTTTCACATTTCTCCATCAAAGTTTGAATGATCTTTTTGGTATCCTCAGACTCCTTGGGATCAATGTTATTGAACAACTGTGTCATCGTCTCTAATTGTTCTCTTAGTTTCTTTATCTCATCATTCTTCTCTACAATCTCGGTTTCTAGCTCCTCAGTCACCTTTGCCTTCTTAACAGTGTCCGCTAGTTTATTAAGCTCAGATTCTAATAGGGTTATCTTTTGATCataattattttctataaCCTTCATATTATCGATCAAAAGATCAAGCGTCTTTTTGGAGTTCAAACCGGTAACGTCTGCCCTTACAAAATTTAGAATATTTTGCAACTGAACACCAAATCGTAGAGTGGCGATAGTCTCCTCATGGTGCGATTTATCATCGAAACAATTTAACACAACACGGGTGCGAGAGTTACCACCCAAAGCTTCTTGTATTAAGCCAGTTAACTGTGAGTCCTTGTATGGTACTCGCTGCAAATCTGAACTATTAACACTTGGAACCAACTTGTTTTCTATATATAGGTGGTTCTTCTGTTGGTTTTGAAGCACAGAATTGACCACACTTTCCAAGTTGGAAATCGAGAGATTCAgcttttttatattctctaCACCTAACTTCTGGTCCACGTCCTTTTCAAATCTGTTAGAACCGCAAAGATCCGCAAACATTATATTCGATGAAGTGATCGTCCCGTGTACTCTATCTAATTGTTCAACAGAGCATCTGATAACAACATGCGAAGTCGATCTTTTACTAtccatcttcttttcagaCGCTTCCTTATTATCCTGTATCAGTTTCATTACTCTATCAAACTCTTTGATactatttatatattcattattgGCTTCCTGGTAATATAGCCCAAACTTCTTAGTTTCGTGGTGCGACTTTAACGGCTTCCTATCATCTGCAGAATGTAACATGTCATACACCTTCTCCAAAGAGATTTCTAAAGcagaaatttgaatatttacTATTGTATTCTGATCTTTCTCTAattctctctttttttgtataatGTCCTGAAACGTGAGTGCAATAATACCGTCAGAATCTTCGTTCCCAAACAGTGTAAACGACTTACCACTTCCAGCTTCCCCATAACTAATTATACTCACATCATAGCCATCATATATATCCTTCAAGACAGATTCTGATAGACTTTTGTGAATGTCTACTAATGGTACTCCTACGTCGTACACCTTTTCAAAGTTGAATATGCTCTCATCTGCAAAATTGGTAATCGGGTAATGAATAATCgtattattttcttgtaaaGTGAAATGCCTTACCTGTTTCACCACATCCTGTGTATCAGCGCTACGCTGTTTTTCTAACTCTGCTAACTTCTCCTTATTTGCAGTGGCCAGTCTTACAACTGCAGTCACTGGACTTGGCTCAATAGGCTTCGCAGTCAACGAAATGAGATCCGACGGAAGCCTTTCAGTATCTTTAGAACCCAAACTCCAATGCATAACCATCGTAACTCTCTATGATCTTGTATCAATGCGGGCCCTGTAAGTACTTATTCAATGTCCCTTATTAAGTGTAAATCACTCCGCCGACTCGCCACTGGTTCACTATAAGTATCAATTACCAGCAATGGTACGGGATATTTATACTTGGAACTAAACCGATCTAAAATATAAACCTATTGAGGCTACAGTTTTGACCAAAACAATGCGATTTACTGTACTTCAACTTTCACTTATGTCTTCCCCCCGTATTTTTGACTTTTTATGGAAACCTTCGCTGGTGAACGATTTTTCCTCGCCAGCGAAGTTCAACTGTTGTcatattttcttgtaaaAATGAAACATATATTGTTAAGTTGAGAGACTGTTTGAGTGTAGGAGTGCTTGATGGTAGGTAGCGATAGACTATATTAAGTTGAGTTCTTTTGCCATTTATGTATGTACTTTTAGATTATTATATGTACTATGGTAGGTAGCGTTACGAAATGTTCTCCAGAAACGCAATTAAGCTATGGGGAGGTAAATCACTACAATTTGATGTGATAGAATACAAACGGTTCATAATCTGCGTCCACCAAGTTTGCGTATTGGTGTAAGGACGTGTCGTCTTTGCTAATCTTACCCTTCTTGTCTCTAGCGAAAGCATTTCCACCTAGGAATCCAAACGCATCTACTAGCTCTTGCTTACATTTAGTTACATTCTTTGGGGGTACTGCGATGATCTTAATTATGAAATGTGGAGGAAGCCCATAACGCAACACAGACTCCACGTAGACACGCAGGGCTTTGATGTGGAACCATATCACGAATACGTCGACGAACGCTGTCTTAGCTAATCTTACCAATTGGATACGTAGAGATTGTTCCAAACTTGCTGCTGAATCATGTTCCCTTTTCAATTGATCTATCAGCTCCTCGCTATAGTTAAATTCTCTAGGTATAAACTTCTTCTCTCTGGCTGCCGTGGTAAATTCTTGTGCATTTCTCTTGAATAGGTGGACATTGTACAAGATGTAGTCATCATCCTTTGCAATTATACCAGCAGATCCCGGAACTACATTTTTACTCAAAGTCTCATAGGTCTTCTCAAAATCGGCTTTCAAGTTCTTTGGTACAGCAATTAACACAGTGGTCAAGTACTCAGAGTCTAGGATGAAATCGTCAGATTTAACAATATCGTGTAGGGATCTTACCGACAAGTCTCCtgtcttctttctctctgCTGCAGCCAGATTGGACTTTGCGTTTGTGTAGTTTGTGTAAGTTGCTCTAACATCAAGATCTAGCTGTGATGCTTCGTCTGACAAATTGCTCATCAATTCCTTGATTGATTTATCAAGCTTGAATTTCCTTGTTTGCCATTCAAAATGTTCTAGATACTCCGGAATCGGCATATTGTTAATAGGTATAGTCTTATAATCGTTAGTAGATGCCTCATTCATACCAGATAAAATTTCGACAATCTTGGAAACCGATGACCCGACCTGGTTATCTATCTTACTCAAGTCCTCAGACTCCACTAGCAAATTGTCCAGAGAACCAATTTTAAACTCAGGTATCTTGAAATCAGACACGAACGTCCTGCCTCCAAGTAAGTTATTCTTCAGCCATGTGTCTACATCAGCTTGACCACTAGCAGGCTTCGCATTTCCTGGCAACGACACCAGAAAGAAATCATTAGCAGTGTACAACGCAGTAGCCATTTCTTTATAGTAGTTGATTTCTAGTCCTATGCACCGGAAAAGGAGAAGTGGGAATAATGCCTGTACTAGTATCAAAAACCAATTCAGTAAAGTTCTATTGAGAACTATACGATCTAGCAATAATTGACTTGCTTAG
This window of the Nakaseomyces glabratus chromosome L, complete sequence genome carries:
- the STB6 gene encoding Stb6p (CAGL0L05016g~Ortholog of S. cerevisiae : STB6, C. albicans SC5314 : C3_03150W_A, C. dubliniensis CD36 : Cd36_83110, C. parapsilosis CDC317 : CPAR2_103210 and Candida tenuis NRRL Y-1498 : CANTEDRAFT_133418), which encodes MDVRAKSYESLQSHNSLTSEAKHELVSFIFPDCRALYKLHIDRCRELNYSEIQLEGFDIYIVEQWAAVRKLSTLITTYTGNSQDSIFAVRVLLPREPSLWPPEFKAYHDQLLKFCKPMVRDKGIVFVTELSTIPSNLNILHVDTGDQREAWKNFKVNYDLKRLHCGGRSALLLRGPSSAAVGKFAQLFKISMDHFPQDSAPGSSDTTPQNGAADSSHHNDKKTLGQALHLVKMASHYDQHMYCPVAELITLVQISLNYFNMFEGCPYKDGLLCEETKKAIENWWDSYGKIYLGIEKPKNEAILGPTTVASLFSFVLCCFFKLMLEDCISSKDPFDEEEFFTGIYTFQKKYNLVREEERTYLDLLTIQKLFAVTNKETNRDLFKFHKVVKSAVHDIKGNGNFRQLSNDVLTTDLDNLIKNVHCGSLGWLWKTKNGKRDNSYLWKRNEFANFTYENGDLETELEKQTALCKQRRELKEELKKQKKESDIIFVEEREWIDDEKIPDIPQVTEIASSNESISSMLCNYDVGKFMRMNDTNQSYRNEYFRRNSFPFMKAETYQKYHTFAVGYEPLASVRHRAGSISCIQDGLEVWDLPFDSSAVKIARDIMRTERLEDPNGPQLESFSENVIEEDICYEDEELMRECSKFSDKFKSILQEHKTYYSNLKTLDDAKWKVGHDQALLENDMEEINSLSSKLAYNVKVLERRVRDVERSINRFQDKISTVQDSILEGGCGIKDSLFATCDEKELQEIILGMMNKEKTKYQALCLKVISMEVFSQFKDDLMGWCKWLFGEFSFHKGIKKNAND
- the MUD2 gene encoding Mud2p (CAGL0L05038g~Ortholog(s) have mRNA binding, pre-mRNA branch point binding activity, role in mRNA branch site recognition and commitment complex localization); protein product: MSETEKTLEDLRAKIIQSMGGKPSGAGTGTGAGTGAGTGAGTGSGTGESRMERDKGGRSDMSRQDHGRSTRYSNERRGNYQNAAQYNNNMSRDDYYQTQRYSRNAQRNPIHQYGGYRQTQNHGQNPNHNQNYRYQNQPQQYTNQNQRNRYNNGNPQPNSVHKPPHHQTKKVANLDDPIFRNITKNRAACHIVIEIDGKQDIEKIITLQKLLLTKIEQLLESQDFLKDFFLKPVSFHDIEELESKAVLHLETSEPEQASLIIACHKFLVSQLNEQQTITITRPENYIATNDRINKICNKDTLCVENVETGGSTKQEILANLKAPKSGDFDFMEPIFYKDSDNDDIKFTKLILVLLKNSGSESTIDWKLNGQSVETYKINDNRGLFQPIEELQFDTLPKLATSEGRKPNETIILLNCIDPMELKEKKNIAELKESLKEILNFENYELQVAIPSVDYRINIDHIKELAGTVFIKFQNEGDATSALNELSGKKFNGRTILGTYAMQSDIETPGLHIE
- the AAN1 gene encoding Aan1p (CAGL0L05060g~Ortholog(s) have role in response to drug and cytoplasm localization), whose amino-acid sequence is MSVATAEHANHSPEQSAQPISDGSAGAKGDNIGERRRRRSRRRRPRFNFVKEMAVSGTVYDTITSIEYLNFKYGLRKSHYIKKFVRCIHRKINEDVSRISDEIVEMLSPWVKIKLFLLLVTLSERGGPEYWFDKNEADKDQKDTEKDGSPEAEGNNDQTEGQNEENKSKIDNATSGKSKDDTKKLINKKTKMKLLPTLTEQIMQQNINLEFTEETYDENYIFSSIWANFMEGLINYYLEKVIVPHSEMKVCQQLYKPMMKIISLYNEYNELMEKSERNGFLPKSNGLEDLETENSEDQEKTKKEAADEIEELSANLQNINLNNADNVVAQERLQRAQKLLWQARQDIPKTISKELTLLSEMYSTLSADEQDYELDEFVCCAEEYIELEYLPNLVDVLFANCGTNNFWKIMLVLEPFFYYIEEVNGHEDTEDDEFEERYITDTDGASGPARQSFKPDPRVITLEKICEVAARQKWI
- the PSG1 gene encoding Psg1p (CAGL0L05082g~Ortholog(s) have endoplasmic reticulum, fungal-type vacuole localization), with protein sequence MLEFVSFLLSLLLLQPVLGYRPVIHPKEKETTSEEPKPWIRTVYSTKVEIVTPTVIAGVTFSAKPLATPDPLLPWVSLQKDGRPKTIKPEIKNGHTRKGRPDYSTYFKTATIHKYTYDELKAHNMDPNDVYEEEVWLDEDDTYVSLNPVIRCTPNRYVNKKQDIVEGPFCTPKENSRFKVGSTYFVTWFTKFFEEPTTGKVADKVRLHISYVKEKAREKGYHRRALPATFYTSEWFHNVDGLYAIEPENDWLGKEYERRVVISIQPDYIPDDEFDPLEHGVLLYLIKGTKVAKKTKDELRLEDAGISDDTWYYVALTIPTLVVVALVFMYFFLYLNKGNRDFSDITMQEMKKKHRVLGKISDMKGFKKFKNHKYSELPTFQKTDKQS
- the SMY1 gene encoding Smy1p (CAGL0L05104g~Ortholog(s) have role in cellular response to biotic stimulus, cellular response to starvation and filamentous growth of a population of unicellular organisms in response to biotic stimulus, more), producing the protein MVMHWSLGSKDTERLPSDLISLTAKPIEPSPVTAVVRLATANKEKLAELEKQRSADTQDVVKQVRHFTLQENNTIIHYPITNFADESIFNFEKVYDVGVPLVDIHKSLSESVLKDIYDGYDVSIISYGEAGSGKSFTLFGNEDSDGIIALTFQDIIQKKRELEKDQNTIVNIQISALEISLEKVYDMLHSADDRKPLKSHHETKKFGLYYQEANNEYINSIKEFDRVMKLIQDNKEASEKKMDSKRSTSHVVIRCSVEQLDRVHGTITSSNIMFADLCGSNRFEKDVDQKLGVENIKKLNLSISNLESVVNSVLQNQQKNHLYIENKLVPSVNSSDLQRVPYKDSQLTGLIQEALGGNSRTRVVLNCFDDKSHHEETIATLRFGVQLQNILNFVRADVTGLNSKKTLDLLIDNMKVIENNYDQKITLLESELNKLADTVKKAKVTEELETEIVEKNDEIKKLREQLETMTQLFNNIDPKESEDTKKIIQTLMEKCESVAQLQLELEGQLHENSILKGDGEIKDAKIRTLETMNSRLVEQLQNQESSTQDILKSNGILKKELEALSNISKSQQEKIKILEAKLRDSVVISSTESSPRKGSVSSSSINTMLPIDESDGQSKSWGFVSSSSKTGNFWGGRKVSTSSMTTITSQDSFQPKPLKKGFSLNTVKPKNEPEAGS